A single region of the Halichondria panicea chromosome 10, odHalPani1.1, whole genome shotgun sequence genome encodes:
- the LOC135343188 gene encoding uncharacterized protein LOC135343188 yields the protein MLQMAQTKQEPSEPCSLRANKTQCPDNDEEFVSEVPLQTSVQATDDGRPSAAVYPSLRQPITECPHLNPHALVVQSLGNSTSMQLVDSSEQFVSHDDCLPSPDTDFPLSVEESQEGISGTSRIVVSTGSFSFIYEQVKSQEKHVWISEDQMHPSTTDPPMEDQPSPPKHTCTGELELKAVTPNSTVIWKIPDITRQRSEAIEGKTQCLYSPYFHTECGCKVYLRMYLNGDGTGKGTHISLFIDCDSLLKSPFKRKISLTLIDRKQIKHPISVQLDNSEMNIVSGFPKFAKQNVLDSNSYLYNDCMYLKCSAATS from the exons aTGTTACAAAT GGCCCAAACTAAACAAGAACCCTCAGAGCCATGCAGTCTCAGAGCAAATAAA ACACAGTGTCCTGACAATGACGAAGAGTTTGTCAGTGAAGTACCATTACAGACCTCAGTTCAG GCCACTGATGACGGTCGGCCATCAGCTGCTGTATATCCCTCTCTGAGACAACCCATCACAGAGTGCCCTCACCTCAACCCTCATGCACTGGTTGTGCAGTCACTGGGAAACAGTACCTCTATGCAACTAGTGGACTCATCTGAGCAATTT GTATCTCATGATGATTGTCTTCCTTCTCCGGACACTGATTTCCCATTGTCTGTGGAGGAGAGTCAGGAA GGAATCTCAGGAACTAGTAGGATTGTGGTCTCCACTGGTAGCTTTAGCTTCATCTATGAGCAAGTAAAGTCTCAAGAGAAGCATGTTTGG ATCTCAGAAGACCAAATGCACCCTAGCACAACAGACCCACCAATGGAGGACCAACCATCTCCACCCAAGCATACCTGCACAGGAGAGCTTGAGTTAAAGGCTGTCACTCCCAACAGCACAGTGATATGGAAGATTCCCGACATCACCAGACAAAGGAGTGAGGCTATTGAAGGGAAGACACAGTGTCTATACAGTCCATACTTCCATACTGAATG TGGCTGCAAGGTTTATCTGAGAATGTACCTCAATGGAGATGGCACGGGGAAGGGAACTCACATCTCCTTGTTCATTGATTGTGACAGTCTATTGAAATCGCCATTCAAACGGAAGATATCACTCACTCTGATTG ACCGGAAACAAATAAAACATCCCATCTCTGTCCAACTGGACAACTCAGAAATGAACATTGTATCCGGCTTTCCGAAGTTTGCTAAGCAAAATGTTCTTGACTCAAATTCGTACCTATATAATGATTGCATGTATCTAAAGTGTAGTGCAGCAACTAGTTAG